Below is a genomic region from Streptomyces sp. RPA4-2.
ACCCTCCTGCAGGGACTCGGCCACGGCGGTGTGGGCACCTATCTCCAGAGCGGGAACGCCGTCTTCTCCGCCGACCGCGGTGACGAGGACTCCCTGGCGGCCGAGTTGGCCGACGCCGTCGAGAAGCACTTCGGCTTCACCGTCGGCGTGCTGGTCCGCGACCACGCCTACCTGAGGGCCGTGCGGGAGGCGTGTCCATTCCCGGCCGCCGAACTGGAGGCCAAGCAGCTGCACGTCACCTACTTCTCCGCCCCGGTCGACCCCGGACGTTTCGCGTCGGTCGACCCGGCGGCCTTCCTGCCGGAGGACTTCCGGCTCGGCGACCGCGCCCTGTACCTGTACGCCCCTGACGGCCTCGGACGCTCCAAGCTGGCCGAGGCCCTGGCCAAGCCCAGGCTCCTCAAGGGTGTCACCGCCACCACCCGCAACTGGAACACCGTCGTCAAACTCGAGGAGCTGACAGGTGCCTGACCACAATCCCGCCGTGGAGGCGGCCATCGAGGGCGAGCTGAGCCTGCTCGACGCGGAGGTCCGCCGCTCGGCGGAGCGGCTGGGAGCCCTGCTGCACCCCGGCTTCCACGAGTTCGGCTCCTCGGGCCGGCTGTGGGACCGCGCCTCGATGCTCGTGCATCTCACCTCGACGACGCGGCCGGGGTCACGGCCCATCACCGCCTCCCGCATGAAGGGCGTCCAGCTG
It encodes:
- a CDS encoding DUF1697 domain-containing protein — its product is MTTTYAALLRGINVGGNKKVPMAELRTLLQGLGHGGVGTYLQSGNAVFSADRGDEDSLAAELADAVEKHFGFTVGVLVRDHAYLRAVREACPFPAAELEAKQLHVTYFSAPVDPGRFASVDPAAFLPEDFRLGDRALYLYAPDGLGRSKLAEALAKPRLLKGVTATTRNWNTVVKLEELTGA
- a CDS encoding DUF4440 domain-containing protein gives rise to the protein MPDHNPAVEAAIEGELSLLDAEVRRSAERLGALLHPGFHEFGSSGRLWDRASMLVHLTSTTRPGSRPITASRMKGVQLAPDLVHITFDTEGDNGRLVHRSSLWWRTADGWRLYFHQGTPFSAEPSDTE